The following proteins come from a genomic window of Gynuella sunshinyii YC6258:
- the rpsN gene encoding 30S ribosomal protein S14: MAKQSMKARELKRTKTVEKYAEKRASLKAIIHNVQASDEERWEAQMALQKLPRDASPVRQQRRCQRTGRPHAVYRKFGLSRIMLREHAMKGEVPGLKKASW, encoded by the coding sequence ATGGCTAAGCAAAGTATGAAGGCGCGTGAACTGAAGCGCACGAAGACTGTAGAAAAGTATGCTGAAAAGCGTGCTTCTTTGAAAGCAATCATTCATAATGTGCAAGCTTCAGATGAAGAGCGTTGGGAAGCACAGATGGCATTGCAGAAATTGCCACGCGATGCATCTCCCGTTCGTCAACAACGTCGTTGTCAACGCACAGGACGTCCACATGCGGTGTACCGCAAGTTTGGATTGTCTCGAATCATGCTTCGTGAACACGCCATGAAAGGCGAGGTTCCGGGGCTTAAAAAAGCCAGTTGGTAA
- the rplE gene encoding 50S ribosomal protein L5, which produces MSRLKELYKSEVLPALLKEFGYQSVMEVPRITKITLNMGVGEGASDKKAIESAVEDMQAIAGQKAVVTKARKSVAGFKIREGWPIGCKVTLRNQRMWDFLDRLVDVALPRVRDFRGISPKSFDGRGNYSMGVREQIIFPEIEYDKVDKLRGMDITITTTAKTNEEGRALLKALSFPFKG; this is translated from the coding sequence ATGTCTCGTTTAAAAGAGCTTTATAAGTCTGAAGTGTTACCGGCTCTGCTTAAAGAGTTTGGTTATCAGTCAGTTATGGAAGTGCCGCGTATTACCAAAATTACCCTGAATATGGGGGTTGGTGAGGGTGCTTCTGATAAGAAAGCAATCGAAAGCGCTGTTGAGGATATGCAGGCAATCGCAGGTCAAAAAGCTGTGGTGACCAAAGCACGTAAATCAGTAGCTGGTTTCAAAATTCGTGAAGGGTGGCCAATCGGTTGTAAAGTAACTCTGCGCAATCAGCGTATGTGGGACTTTCTTGATCGTTTGGTAGATGTAGCCCTGCCCAGGGTTCGTGATTTCCGTGGTATCAGCCCGAAATCTTTTGATGGTCGTGGTAATTATTCCATGGGCGTTCGCGAACAGATTATCTTCCCTGAAATCGAATACGATAAGGTGGATAAACTGAGGGGTATGGATATCACAATCACTACCACCGCTAAAACCAACGAAGAAGGTCGTGCTTTGCTCAAGGCCTTATCTTTCCCCTTTAAAGGTTGA
- the rplX gene encoding 50S ribosomal protein L24, whose amino-acid sequence MRKLKQGDQVVVIAGRDKGTKGKIQKVIKTDRKGDKFIVTGVNMVKKHQKPNPMTNQPGGIVEKEAPISASNVAIYNPETEKGDRVGFRMEDGKKVRFFKSNGKTIS is encoded by the coding sequence ATGCGAAAGCTAAAGCAAGGTGATCAAGTTGTCGTTATTGCCGGTCGTGACAAAGGCACTAAGGGCAAGATCCAAAAAGTGATCAAGACTGATCGGAAGGGTGATAAGTTCATAGTGACTGGTGTGAACATGGTTAAAAAGCACCAGAAGCCAAATCCAATGACTAATCAGCCTGGTGGTATCGTTGAAAAAGAAGCGCCCATTTCGGCTTCCAACGTTGCAATTTATAACCCAGAGACTGAGAAAGGTGACCGTGTTGGATTCCGTATGGAAGACGGCAAAAAGGTGCGTTTCTTTAAGTCAAACGGTAAAACCATTTCTTAA
- the rplN gene encoding 50S ribosomal protein L14 codes for MIQTQTILDVADNSGAKRVQCIKVLGGSHRRYASVGDLIKVSVKEAIPRGKVKKGQVMNAVVVRTRKGVRRPDGSLIKFDTNSAVLLNNQHAPIGTRIFGPVTRELRTEKFMKIISLAPEVL; via the coding sequence ATGATTCAAACACAAACGATTTTGGATGTAGCCGACAACAGTGGCGCAAAGCGTGTGCAGTGCATTAAAGTGCTGGGTGGTTCTCACCGCCGTTATGCGAGTGTTGGCGATCTAATAAAAGTTTCCGTTAAAGAAGCAATTCCTCGCGGAAAAGTAAAAAAAGGTCAGGTAATGAACGCGGTTGTTGTTCGTACCAGGAAAGGAGTACGTCGTCCAGACGGGTCACTTATTAAATTCGATACCAATTCAGCTGTGTTGTTGAACAATCAGCATGCTCCAATTGGTACTCGTATTTTTGGTCCTGTTACACGTGAACTACGTACAGAAAAATTCATGAAAATCATTTCCCTGGCACCGGAAGTGCTGTAA
- the rpsQ gene encoding 30S ribosomal protein S17, which translates to MSESNARTVSGQVVSNKGDKTITVLVERKVKHPIYGKFVKRSTKLHAHDENNECQIGDTVTIKESRPISKTKTWKLVSIDERAAGV; encoded by the coding sequence ATGTCAGAGAGTAATGCCCGTACTGTTAGCGGACAAGTTGTCAGCAACAAGGGTGACAAGACTATTACTGTTCTGGTTGAACGTAAGGTTAAACACCCGATCTATGGCAAGTTCGTTAAGCGCAGTACTAAGCTGCATGCACATGACGAAAACAATGAGTGCCAGATTGGTGATACCGTTACCATTAAAGAGTCGCGTCCAATTTCCAAAACAAAAACTTGGAAACTGGTTAGCATTGACGAGCGCGCCGCTGGCGTTTAA
- the rpmC gene encoding 50S ribosomal protein L29: MKTSEIREKTVVELQAQLHTLLRDQFKLRMQKATGQLQQTHLLGQVRRNIARVKTVITEKQGG, encoded by the coding sequence ATGAAAACTAGTGAAATTCGTGAAAAAACAGTAGTTGAGTTACAGGCTCAGCTGCATACGTTGCTTCGCGACCAGTTTAAACTCCGTATGCAAAAGGCTACTGGTCAGCTGCAACAGACCCACTTGTTGGGGCAGGTGCGTCGCAATATTGCGCGTGTTAAAACCGTAATTACAGAAAAGCAGGGTGGTTAA
- the rplP gene encoding 50S ribosomal protein L16: MLMPKRTKFRKVQKGRNRGLALRGSKVSFGEYALKATDRGRITSRQIEAARRAMTRHIKRGGKIWIRVFPDKPITEKPLEVRQGKGKGNVEYWVCQIQPGKVLYEVEGVSETLAREAFALAAAKLPVATTFVKRTVM; encoded by the coding sequence ATGTTAATGCCTAAGCGTACCAAATTCAGAAAGGTACAGAAGGGTCGTAATCGTGGCTTGGCTTTGCGTGGTAGCAAAGTAAGCTTCGGTGAATACGCTCTTAAAGCCACAGATCGTGGTCGTATTACTTCCCGTCAGATTGAAGCAGCTCGTCGAGCCATGACCCGTCACATTAAACGTGGTGGAAAAATCTGGATTCGCGTGTTTCCTGACAAGCCGATTACCGAAAAGCCTTTGGAAGTTCGTCAAGGTAAAGGTAAGGGTAATGTTGAATACTGGGTTTGCCAGATTCAGCCAGGAAAGGTTCTGTATGAGGTTGAAGGTGTATCTGAGACTTTAGCTCGCGAGGCGTTTGCGCTTGCGGCGGCTAAACTTCCGGTAGCCACCACTTTTGTAAAACGGACGGTAATGTAA
- the rpsC gene encoding 30S ribosomal protein S3, with protein sequence MGQKVHPTGIRLGVTKDHTSIWYADSKSYATKLLNDIEVREYLEKKLEKASVSKIVIERPAQNAKITIHTARPGIVIGKKGEDVEVLRQELSKKMGIPVHINIEEIRKPDLDARLVAQSIAGQLERRVMFRRAMKRAMQNAMRGGAKGIKVMVSGRLGGAEIARSESYREGRVPLHTLRADIDYSTYEAHTTYGVLGVKVWIFKGEVLGGIEEVRAKAKAAPKKKGSR encoded by the coding sequence ATGGGTCAGAAAGTTCATCCTACCGGCATTCGATTAGGAGTGACCAAGGACCATACGTCCATTTGGTACGCAGATTCTAAGTCGTATGCCACAAAGCTATTGAACGATATCGAGGTTAGAGAATACCTCGAGAAGAAGCTTGAGAAAGCTTCTGTGAGTAAGATCGTTATCGAACGTCCTGCTCAAAACGCCAAAATTACCATTCATACGGCTCGTCCCGGAATTGTAATTGGTAAAAAAGGTGAAGATGTTGAAGTACTGCGTCAGGAACTGTCCAAAAAAATGGGCATCCCCGTGCATATCAATATCGAAGAAATCCGTAAACCGGATCTTGATGCCAGATTGGTTGCTCAAAGCATTGCTGGTCAGTTGGAGCGTCGGGTTATGTTCCGTCGTGCCATGAAACGTGCTATGCAAAATGCAATGCGCGGCGGTGCCAAGGGTATCAAAGTCATGGTTAGTGGTCGTTTAGGCGGTGCGGAAATCGCGCGTAGCGAGTCATATCGTGAAGGCCGTGTACCTTTGCATACGTTACGAGCGGATATCGATTATTCGACTTATGAGGCGCACACCACATACGGTGTGTTGGGTGTTAAAGTCTGGATCTTCAAAGGTGAAGTGTTGGGTGGTATCGAAGAAGTTCGTGCCAAAGCCAAAGCAGCGCCTAAGAAGAAAGGCTCTCGATAA
- the rplV gene encoding 50S ribosomal protein L22: MMEVQAVLRGARLSAQKGRLVADQIRGKSVSEALDLLAFSPKKGALLVKKVLESAIANAEHNEGADVDELKVSTIFVDEGLTMKRIRPRAKGRADRIFKRTCHITVKVSD, from the coding sequence ATGATGGAAGTACAAGCAGTTCTGCGTGGTGCTCGTCTTTCTGCTCAGAAAGGTCGCCTGGTTGCAGATCAAATTAGAGGAAAATCAGTTTCAGAAGCGCTGGACTTGTTGGCTTTCAGTCCAAAGAAAGGTGCTTTGCTGGTTAAGAAAGTGCTGGAAAGTGCGATCGCAAACGCGGAACACAACGAAGGTGCTGATGTTGATGAGCTCAAAGTATCAACAATTTTTGTGGATGAAGGCTTGACTATGAAGCGCATTCGTCCTCGTGCCAAGGGCCGTGCAGACCGTATTTTTAAGCGTACGTGTCACATCACGGTCAAGGTTTCTGATTAA
- the rpsS gene encoding 30S ribosomal protein S19 — protein sequence MPRSLKKGPFVDLHLMKKVEAAVEAKDKRPIKTWSRRSTIFPEFVGLTIAVHNGRQHVPVHITEDMVGHKLGEFALTRTYKGHGADKKAKR from the coding sequence GTGCCACGTTCACTGAAGAAAGGTCCTTTCGTAGACCTGCATCTGATGAAAAAGGTAGAGGCTGCAGTAGAAGCTAAAGACAAAAGACCTATTAAGACTTGGTCTCGTCGTAGCACCATCTTCCCAGAGTTCGTTGGGTTGACTATTGCAGTCCATAATGGTCGTCAACATGTCCCTGTGCACATTACAGAAGACATGGTCGGTCACAAATTGGGTGAATTCGCTTTGACTCGTACTTATAAGGGTCATGGCGCAGACAAGAAAGCCAAGCGCTAA
- the rplB gene encoding 50S ribosomal protein L2, giving the protein MAIVKTKPTSAGRRHLVKVVNKELHKGAPYAPLLEKNSKNGGRNNYGRITVRHQGGGHKHHYRRIDFKRNKDGIPAKIERLEYDPNRSANIALVLYADGERRYILAPKGVSAGDMIESGEHTPVKTGNTMPLRSIPLGSVVHNVEMKPGKGGQLARSAGTSVQLVAREGAHATIRLRSGEMRKVPADCRATLGEVSNSEHSLRQLGKAGAKRWRGVRPTVRGVAMNPVDHPHGGGEGRTSGGRHPVTPWGVPTKGYKTRTNKRTDKMIVRRRTKK; this is encoded by the coding sequence ATGGCAATTGTTAAAACTAAACCAACCTCAGCGGGCCGCCGCCATCTGGTGAAGGTTGTAAATAAAGAGCTCCATAAAGGTGCTCCATATGCACCATTGCTTGAGAAAAACTCAAAGAATGGTGGTCGTAATAATTATGGACGGATTACTGTCCGTCACCAGGGTGGTGGGCATAAGCATCATTATCGTCGTATCGATTTTAAGCGTAATAAAGACGGTATTCCTGCGAAAATTGAGCGACTGGAATATGATCCAAACCGTTCTGCCAATATTGCACTGGTTTTGTATGCAGATGGTGAGCGCCGCTACATTCTGGCTCCTAAAGGCGTATCGGCAGGGGATATGATCGAAAGCGGTGAGCATACTCCCGTGAAAACCGGTAACACTATGCCTCTTCGCAGTATTCCTTTGGGGTCTGTTGTGCATAACGTTGAAATGAAGCCCGGTAAAGGTGGTCAATTGGCTCGTTCTGCTGGGACGTCTGTTCAGCTGGTTGCTCGTGAGGGTGCCCATGCAACCATTCGGTTACGTTCCGGCGAAATGAGAAAAGTACCGGCAGACTGCCGTGCAACTTTGGGTGAAGTTAGTAATTCTGAGCATAGTCTGCGTCAATTGGGCAAAGCTGGAGCCAAACGCTGGCGCGGTGTTCGTCCGACTGTTCGCGGTGTAGCGATGAACCCTGTGGATCACCCACATGGTGGTGGTGAAGGCCGTACTTCCGGTGGTCGTCACCCAGTCACTCCTTGGGGCGTTCCAACCAAGGGTTATAAAACTCGCACGAATAAGCGTACAGATAAGATGATCGTACGCCGTCGTACTAAGAAGTAA
- the rplW gene encoding 50S ribosomal protein L23, producing MNEERMLKILKGPHISEKATVVADGNGQYVFRVVKDATKPEIKEAVEKLFEVSVVSVRTLNQKGKVKRTARGVGKRSDIKKAYVRLADGQEIDFLGAE from the coding sequence ATGAACGAAGAACGTATGCTGAAAATTCTTAAAGGACCACACATTTCTGAGAAAGCAACCGTTGTTGCAGATGGAAATGGCCAGTATGTATTTCGAGTGGTTAAAGATGCGACCAAACCAGAGATCAAAGAAGCTGTAGAAAAGCTGTTTGAAGTTTCTGTTGTATCTGTTCGTACGCTGAACCAGAAAGGCAAGGTTAAACGTACTGCTCGTGGTGTTGGTAAGCGTAGCGATATCAAAAAAGCTTATGTACGTTTGGCAGATGGTCAGGAAATCGATTTCCTGGGCGCTGAATAA
- the rplD gene encoding 50S ribosomal protein L4: MNINTIGGQSLEVSEATFGKEFNEALVHQVVTAYLAGARQGTKAQKTRSQVSGGGKKPFRQKGTGRARAGTIRSPIWRGGGKNFAATPRNFEQKVNRKMYRGALRSIFSELLRQDRLIVVDSISIDAPKTKQFVAKMKELNVSDALFVSAEVDENLFLSARNVPHVDVLDVDAINPVSLVAFEKVVITVPALKKVEEVLA; this comes from the coding sequence ATGAATATAAACACTATTGGAGGCCAGTCTCTGGAAGTATCAGAGGCAACGTTTGGCAAAGAATTCAATGAAGCTCTGGTTCATCAGGTTGTAACTGCTTATTTGGCGGGAGCAAGACAGGGTACCAAAGCTCAGAAAACCAGAAGCCAGGTTTCAGGTGGTGGCAAGAAGCCTTTTCGTCAGAAAGGCACTGGTCGCGCGCGTGCTGGTACTATTCGTAGCCCTATATGGAGAGGCGGCGGTAAAAACTTCGCAGCAACTCCGCGGAATTTTGAGCAAAAAGTTAACCGGAAAATGTATCGCGGTGCTTTACGCTCTATCTTTAGCGAACTGCTTCGTCAGGATCGCCTGATTGTTGTAGATAGCATTAGTATCGATGCTCCAAAAACCAAGCAGTTTGTAGCCAAAATGAAAGAGTTGAATGTTTCTGATGCTCTGTTTGTTTCAGCAGAGGTAGATGAAAACCTGTTTCTGTCTGCGCGTAATGTTCCGCATGTTGATGTTCTGGACGTTGATGCAATTAATCCAGTAAGCCTGGTTGCATTCGAGAAGGTTGTTATCACCGTTCCTGCTTTGAAAAAGGTTGAGGAGGTGTTGGCATGA
- the rplC gene encoding 50S ribosomal protein L3 codes for MSLGIIGWKAGMTRVFDEAGASIPVTVLEVTPNRVSQLKTVETDGYVAVQVTAGNKKSSKVTKAQAGHFAKANVEAGLVVNEFRLDGEAEYKLGDEISVAIFEAGQKVDVTGQSKGKGFQGAVKRHNFRTQDATHGNSLSHRAPGSIGQCQTPGRVWKGKKMAGHMGAAKVTTQSLEVVRVDLERNLLLIKGAIPGATGGQVIVKPAVKG; via the coding sequence ATGTCTTTAGGTATTATCGGCTGGAAAGCGGGTATGACGCGCGTATTTGATGAAGCGGGTGCGTCTATTCCTGTGACAGTCCTTGAAGTGACCCCTAACCGGGTTTCTCAGTTAAAAACAGTTGAAACAGATGGCTATGTTGCTGTGCAGGTGACTGCTGGTAATAAGAAGTCCAGTAAAGTGACTAAGGCTCAGGCCGGGCATTTTGCTAAAGCCAATGTTGAAGCTGGTCTGGTTGTTAACGAGTTTCGTCTTGATGGCGAAGCTGAATACAAGCTAGGCGACGAAATTAGCGTTGCAATTTTCGAAGCTGGCCAAAAAGTTGATGTTACCGGTCAATCCAAGGGTAAAGGTTTTCAGGGCGCGGTAAAGCGTCATAATTTCCGTACTCAAGATGCTACTCATGGTAACTCCCTGTCTCATCGTGCCCCAGGTTCTATCGGTCAGTGCCAGACTCCAGGTCGAGTTTGGAAAGGTAAAAAAATGGCCGGTCACATGGGAGCAGCAAAAGTGACCACCCAGAGCTTGGAAGTTGTTCGCGTTGATCTAGAGCGTAATTTGCTTCTAATTAAAGGTGCTATTCCCGGTGCTACTGGTGGTCAGGTTATTGTTAAGCCGGCGGTGAAGGGGTAA
- the rpsJ gene encoding 30S ribosomal protein S10 — translation MQNQKIRIRLKAFDHRLIDASTMEIVETAKRTGAQVRGPIPLPTRKERYTVLISPHVNKDARDQYEIRTHKRMLDIVEPTEKTVDALMKLDLAAGVDVQISLG, via the coding sequence ATGCAGAACCAAAAGATCAGAATTCGCTTGAAAGCGTTCGATCATCGACTGATTGATGCATCCACTATGGAAATCGTCGAGACCGCCAAGCGAACTGGTGCTCAAGTACGCGGGCCCATCCCGTTGCCTACTCGTAAAGAGCGCTACACAGTCCTCATCTCTCCGCACGTGAATAAAGATGCGCGTGACCAATACGAGATTCGTACTCATAAACGTATGCTTGACATTGTTGAGCCAACTGAGAAAACAGTTGATGCGTTAATGAAGTTGGATCTCGCTGCTGGAGTGGATGTTCAGATTAGTCTGGGCTAA
- the fusA gene encoding elongation factor G: MARKTPLNRYRNIGICAHVDAGKTTTTERILFYTGLSHKIGEVHDGAATMDWMEQEQERGITITSAATTCFWQGMAQQFDQHRINIIDTPGHVDFTIEVERSLRVLDGAVVVLCGSSGVQPQTETVWRQANKYEVPRMVFVNKMDRAGADYLRVVEQLKERLGARAVPIQMTIGAEEEFKGVVDLIKMKAIIWNEEDQGMTFDYTDVPESLQAQCEELREQMLEAAAEASDELMDKYLEEGTLSEEEIKAGLRQRTLENDIVLVLGGSAFKNKGVQAVLDAVVEFMPSPTEVKAIEGTLEDGETIEVREADDDAPFSALAFKIATDPFVGTLTFVRVYSGKLNSGDSVYNSVKQKKERIGRMVQMHSNNREEIKEVLAGDIAALIGVKDVTTGDTFCDLNSKIVLERMEFPEPVISVAVEPKSKADQEKMGIALGKLAQEDPSFRVHTDEETGQTIIAGMGELHLDVLVDRMRREFKVEANIGKPQVAYRERITATIDIDHKFARQSGGRGQYGHVVIKFEPAEDNNAEGLEFVNAIVGGVIPKEYIPAVQKGVEEQMKNGVLAGYPLLGLKATLHDGSYHDVDSSEMAFKIAASMATKQLREKGKAVLLEPVMKVEVVTPEDYMGDVMGDLNRRRGIVHGMDDSPSGKIINAEVPLGEMFGYATDLRSMSQGRASYTMEFSQYSECPSSIAEAIINKS, translated from the coding sequence GTGGCTCGCAAAACTCCACTTAATCGATATCGTAATATCGGAATTTGTGCTCACGTGGATGCTGGTAAAACCACTACCACTGAGCGTATTCTTTTCTACACCGGTCTGTCTCATAAGATTGGTGAGGTTCATGATGGCGCTGCCACCATGGACTGGATGGAGCAGGAGCAGGAGCGTGGTATTACCATTACTTCTGCTGCTACTACATGTTTCTGGCAGGGCATGGCCCAGCAGTTCGATCAACATCGGATCAATATCATCGACACCCCGGGGCACGTGGACTTTACCATCGAGGTAGAGCGTTCTCTGCGTGTGTTGGATGGTGCGGTAGTTGTTTTGTGTGGTTCTTCGGGTGTACAGCCACAGACTGAAACAGTATGGCGTCAGGCGAATAAATATGAAGTGCCCCGCATGGTGTTTGTTAACAAAATGGACCGTGCCGGTGCAGATTATCTGCGTGTTGTTGAGCAGCTTAAAGAACGTTTGGGTGCGCGTGCGGTACCAATTCAGATGACAATTGGTGCGGAAGAAGAGTTCAAGGGTGTTGTCGACCTGATCAAAATGAAAGCTATTATCTGGAATGAAGAAGACCAGGGCATGACTTTTGATTATACCGATGTCCCGGAGAGTCTTCAGGCTCAATGCGAAGAACTGCGTGAGCAGATGCTTGAAGCCGCAGCTGAAGCCAGCGATGAGCTCATGGATAAATACCTTGAAGAAGGTACTTTGAGTGAAGAAGAAATCAAGGCTGGTCTGCGTCAGCGTACCCTTGAAAATGATATTGTATTGGTTTTGGGCGGTTCTGCTTTCAAAAATAAAGGTGTTCAAGCGGTATTGGATGCTGTTGTCGAATTCATGCCTTCACCAACAGAAGTTAAAGCTATTGAGGGTACCCTCGAAGATGGCGAAACCATTGAAGTGCGCGAAGCTGACGATGATGCGCCATTTTCTGCGCTGGCATTTAAAATCGCCACGGACCCATTTGTAGGTACTTTGACGTTTGTTCGGGTTTATTCCGGCAAGCTGAATTCTGGTGATTCTGTCTATAACTCAGTTAAGCAGAAGAAAGAGCGTATTGGCCGAATGGTTCAGATGCACTCTAATAACCGGGAAGAGATCAAAGAGGTGTTGGCTGGTGACATCGCTGCGCTTATTGGCGTGAAGGACGTTACAACGGGTGATACTTTCTGTGACCTAAACAGTAAAATTGTTCTTGAGCGTATGGAATTCCCTGAGCCAGTTATTTCTGTTGCTGTTGAGCCTAAGTCTAAAGCAGACCAGGAAAAAATGGGTATTGCTCTGGGTAAGCTTGCTCAGGAAGACCCTTCTTTCCGCGTACATACTGATGAAGAAACCGGTCAGACTATTATTGCTGGTATGGGTGAGCTTCATTTGGATGTGCTTGTGGACCGTATGCGTCGCGAATTTAAAGTTGAGGCGAACATTGGTAAGCCTCAGGTTGCTTATCGCGAGCGTATTACTGCGACCATCGATATTGACCATAAATTTGCCCGTCAGTCTGGTGGGCGTGGTCAGTATGGTCACGTTGTTATCAAATTCGAGCCGGCTGAAGATAATAATGCGGAAGGTTTGGAGTTTGTGAATGCAATTGTTGGTGGTGTGATCCCGAAAGAATACATTCCAGCAGTACAAAAAGGTGTTGAAGAGCAAATGAAGAACGGCGTATTGGCCGGTTATCCTTTGCTTGGCCTCAAGGCGACTCTGCATGATGGTTCTTACCATGATGTCGACTCCAGCGAAATGGCGTTCAAAATAGCGGCTTCCATGGCTACCAAACAGCTACGGGAAAAAGGTAAAGCGGTTTTGTTAGAGCCGGTTATGAAGGTCGAGGTTGTCACGCCTGAAGATTACATGGGTGATGTCATGGGTGACCTGAACCGTCGTCGTGGAATTGTGCACGGAATGGACGACAGTCCATCTGGAAAAATTATTAATGCCGAAGTTCCATTGGGTGAGATGTTTGGTTACGCAACCGATCTTCGCTCAATGTCGCAAGGCCGTGCTTCATACACGATGGAATTTTCGCAGTACTCTGAATGTCCAAGCAGTATTGCAGAAGCGATTATTAATAAATCTTAA